One Spirochaetota bacterium genomic window, AGGACTTTTAGGTATGGATATTATGCGGTTAGCTTTAGAACGCTGTAAAACTGCGTATGATGCACTCATGCTATCCACCGAACTTATAGAACGCTATGGTCAGGGTGGCAATGCGGGAATGGAACATACATTATATTACCACAACTCATTTATATTTGCTGACACTAACGAAGCGTATATCCTTGAAACCGCTAATAAACAATGGGTTGCAGTAAAAGTTGATGGTATACGCAGTATTTCTAATGGATTGACCATAGAAGAAGAATACCATTATTCTTCAAAAAATATTGAGGATTATGCCCGCAAAAAAGGATACCTGAAAAAAGGAAAAACCTTTAACTTTAAAGAATGCTTTTCTGATTGGTTTTATACATATTTTTCAAAATGCGCTTCACGGCAATCACGGACAACAAGTTGTGCCATGCGCCATTCCGGTTCCATCACACCACACAGTATGTTTGCATTTTTGCGTGATCACGGCAGCGACCAAGAATATCTTTCTCCCGATAAAACTGATATGGGAACGGTGTGTATGCATGCGTCACTTCTTCCCACACGTCCAAGCCAATCGGTTGCTGCATTTGTTGCACATCTGCGCAAAGACACTCCTGTATTCTGGGCAACCGGATCATCAGGGACCTGTACAAGTGTCTTTATGCCATTTTATCTTGTTGGAAAAGAAATAGATTATTTTCCCGCAAATGAAACAAGTACATACTCACCTGACGTATACTGGTGGTTGCATGAAAAAATACACCGTCAGGCCATTTTCAAATGGGATTATTTCCAGAGGACTATCGCCCCCGCTATTAATACACTTGAAGATGAATTTATTAAAAAAGAAAATGAACTGCACAAAAAGAAGAATACCAGTAGCCAGAAGTATTTTGATTTTTCAAAACAATGTGTGGAAAAGGTCATTGAACTCCATGATCGCTGGGATAAGGAACTAAAAGCAGCTCCACCATCCCCAACCAGGCTTTCATTTAAGCTATTCTGGAATGGTCAGTCAAAAAAAGCCATGATACCCCTGTAATTACAACATGGGGAATATATATTTTTCTATTAGCTCAAAGTTCTTTTTAACGTTGCTTTTCCCAACCACTATATCCATGTGCCCGGGCAACAAATATTCAATATCAAGCTCTTTCATGCGCTCAATACTTTCTTTCAGCAATGCGCTGCTGCCGCCAGGAAAATCTGTTCGGCCTACACTTTCCTTAAATATAAGGTCACCACATACAAGCACCTTTTTTGATTCCCAGTATAAACAAACTGATCCTGGTGAATGACCTGGCGTTTTATACACATGCAAAACCTCATTGCCAATCTTCCACGGGCCTTCTTCAAGCTCAATGTCAAATGTAAACTGCGGGAATTTCATGCCAAACATGGCAAAAAACTGTGGACCAATTTCATTTAAAAAAGCTATCTCCTCTTTATGCATGGCCACCTTGGTCCCTTTACCCATAAACTGCTGACA contains:
- a CDS encoding C69 family dipeptidase — its product is MCDTIVATSKATADGSVILAKNSDREANEAQLLKYIARRNWGSETAVQCTYISIPQVKSTHEILISTPFWMWGCEMGANEHGLAIGNEAVFTKEPYEKTGLLGMDIMRLALERCKTAYDALMLSTELIERYGQGGNAGMEHTLYYHNSFIFADTNEAYILETANKQWVAVKVDGIRSISNGLTIEEEYHYSSKNIEDYARKKGYLKKGKTFNFKECFSDWFYTYFSKCASRQSRTTSCAMRHSGSITPHSMFAFLRDHGSDQEYLSPDKTDMGTVCMHASLLPTRPSQSVAAFVAHLRKDTPVFWATGSSGTCTSVFMPFYLVGKEIDYFPANETSTYSPDVYWWLHEKIHRQAIFKWDYFQRTIAPAINTLEDEFIKKENELHKKKNTSSQKYFDFSKQCVEKVIELHDRWDKELKAAPPSPTRLSFKLFWNGQSKKAMIPL
- a CDS encoding MBL fold metallo-hydrolase, translated to MKVCDGVYAYIWRGVFENNCNTFYLGQPFNMFIDPGLAKYVDMRFADMKKDGIDTDTIAYVVATHSHPDHFEGCQQFMGKGTKVAMHKEEIAFLNEIGPQFFAMFGMKFPQFTFDIELEEGPWKIGNEVLHVYKTPGHSPGSVCLYWESKKVLVCGDLIFKESVGRTDFPGGSSALLKESIERMKELDIEYLLPGHMDIVVGKSNVKKNFELIEKYIFPML